A stretch of Aedes aegypti strain LVP_AGWG chromosome 2, AaegL5.0 Primary Assembly, whole genome shotgun sequence DNA encodes these proteins:
- the LOC5564482 gene encoding uncharacterized protein LOC5564482 isoform X3, with protein MRSLNLMCSGHSASCNNSAQRSPRRPHTPCESASTPGHGHVLHKSSLSPKTPPVSPESPATSYLDDDLDSLHSYSSVASGMSCDHPYVARNGTTFSGRKMKYVVHCSSHAGQTGEDYLTPTQRAQRQIRRLKELLSQARMDLEQRDSEILRLTKEVVELRLFKASLSSPEERSNSSDAVTVRENTTNDANTPSSQGISPIVDQTDEGVKASPRHHLHNHGIHQVQFMDKMSTSEMASSFADSGHFEDITTSSIHSKDSYVHTQDRACGSDEDIDAEKQRLVEMYEARIEELVKQQQADEQQIRMSNNDRVEALLQKLAESNSRYCDLVPDYEQAKERIRELEKQLEELHSQLQEQEGKANKMYLHMYAKGQEAERQQHADRVIDMARQSPSRVSVPELMQQLQVTQEELENIRDTSYQPEGGTSQVLLSAKEAISLWLLGARKTMYKRLIDAQQVKNKVDPEVTLQFLKSAIYYFLTDKENSQGHLNAIESILGFSETEKSNIDKARAYK; from the exons ATGAGG TCTTTGAATCTAATGTGCTCTGGACACAGTGCCAGTTGTAATAACAGCGCCCAGCGTTCACCGCGCAGACCGCACACCCCCTGTGAGTCTGCATCCACTCCTGGGCACGGCCACGTACTGCACAAGAGCAGCCTCAGCCCAAAGACGCCCCCGGTCTCACCGGAATCACCGGCCACCAGCTATTTGGATGACGATTTGGACTCTCTGCACAGCTACAGTTCGGTGGCAAGCGGAATGTCTTGCGACCATCCGTACGTAGCCCGGAACGGCACCACGTTCAGTGGCCGCAAGATGAAATACGTAGTGCACTGCTCGAGCCATGCTGGCCAAACGGGTGAGGATTACCTGACCCCGACCCAGCGGGCTCAGCGCCAGATTAGACGACTGAAGGAACTGCTGTCGCAGGCCCGCATGGACCTGGAGCAGCGTGATAGCGAAATCCTAAGACTTACTAAAGAGGTTGTTGAACTGCGGCTCTTCAAGGCATCGCTCAGTTCCCCGGAGGAACGCTCCAACTCCAGTGATGCCGTAACGGTGCGGGAAAACACCACCAATGACGCAAACACGCCCAGTTCGCAGGGAATATCACCGATTGTGGATCAAACGGACGAGGGAGTCAAAGCAAGTCCGCGGCACCATCTGCACAATCATGGCATTCACCAGGTGCAGTTCATGGACAAAATGTCCACCTCGGAGATGGCGAGCTCGTTTGCCGATTCGGGACACTTCGAGGACATTACCACTTCGTCGATTCACTCCAAAGATTCGTATGTGCACACGCAGGATCGTGCTTGCGGAAGCGACGAAGACATTGATGCCGAAAAGCAGCGACTTGTCGAGATGTACGAGGCTCGCATCGAAGAGTTGGTAAAGCAGCAACAGGCTGACGAACAGCAGATTCGCATGTCCAACAATGATCGCGTTGAGGCTCTGCTGCAGAAGCTGGCCGAATCCAATAGCAGATACTGTGATCTGGTCCCTGACTATGAGCAG GCAAAGGAGCGCATCCGGGAGCTTGAGAAGCAACTGGAGGAGCTCCACTCGCAGCTCCAAGAGCAGGAAGGCAAAGCCAACAAGATGTATCTGCACATGTACGCCAAGGGTCAGGAAGCGGAACGGCAGCAGCACGCCGATCGGGTCATCGATATGGCACGCCAGTCTCCGAGTCGCGTCTCAGTGCCGGAACTGATGCAGCAACTCCAGGTCACCCAGGAAGAATTGGAGAACATACGG GACACAAGCTATCAGCCAGAGGGCGGAACCTCACAGGTTTTACTGAGCGCAAAAGAAGCAATCTCGCTGTGGCTTTTGGGCGCCCGGAAG ACCATGTACAAGCGGCTGATAGACGCCCAGCAGGTGAAGAACAAGGTAGACCCGGAGGTAACGCTGCAGTTCCTCAAGAGCGCCATCTATTACTTCCTCACGGACAAGGAGAACTCCCAAGGGCACCTGAACGCGATAGAAAGTATTCTTGGATTTTCGGAAACGGAAAAGTCAAACATCGATAAGGCGCGAGCTTACAAGTGA